DNA sequence from the Burkholderia pyrrocinia genome:
CACCTATCCGGAGCGCTGCGCGCACATGGCGTTCGTGATCCTGCTGCTGCTCTACTACATCACGACCGGCGCGAAGTTCATGTACAGACGCGACCCGGTGGCCGGCCGCTACCCGGGCTTCGTGCTCGCGTGGTGGCAGGGCTCGCGGCGCGGGCACCTGCCGTCGTTCTGGAAGGTGATCGGCGCGGCGCTGCGCTATTTCAAGCCGGGCTATACGCCGCATCACGAAGGCTCGACCGAGCAGGCGCTCGAATACCTCGCGCGCTCGCCGGCCGCGCAGGCAGCCGCGCACGGCGGCAACTGGGGCACCACGAAAGGCGCGTAACCGGGTTTCCGGCGGGCGCGGCGGGCGGCGCCCGCCGAAATGCGTACAATCGCGGCTTCATTTCCCGGAGGTGCCGCGATGGCCATGAAGAAAACCGATCTAGAAAAGAACAAGGCGCTCAAGCTGACGCACGCGATGAAGCAGTCGGGCGCCGCCCGTTTCGGCAAGGGCGCCGAAGACGCGGCAAAGCTCGACCGCCGCGCGCAGCGCAAGCTCGACCAGGAACAAGGGCTCGTGCCGTTTGCGTGCAAGCTCAACGCCGAGCTCGTCGAGCAGCTGAAGGCGCGCGCGGCCACGCATCCCGAAGGGATGACGGGCCTGCTGTCCGAACTGCTCGTGAACGGTCTCGCGCAACGCGACGCGTAACCGCCACGCCTCTCGAAAATGTCGTTGACAGCGCCGCGCTGCCACGACACACTCGTTCGCATGCCTACGTTCAAGCTCATCGCCATCGCGAATCATTGCCCGGTGAACATTCGAAAGAATGGATCACGGGAGGCGCTTGTGCGTTAGCAATCGAGCAGTACCGCATGTCACACAAGGCCTCGCCGGAAACGGATGAGGCCTTTTTGTTCTGGTGCGCGTCATCCGTCCGGCTCACTGAATGGAGAAGACGATGGACCAGGCAAGCCAGCTGTTTGACCGTCCCGACCGGCGCCGCGCCGGCACGATCGCATTACCGACCGTCGTGATCCGTTTCGCGGTCGCGGCGCGCACGACGATGACCTGGCGCGCGCCGCAAGACGCGGAAATCCGCGCACACGGCGCGGCGCTGTGGATCACGCGCCCGCCGAGCGTCGACGACTACTGGGTGCAGCCCTGCGACGTGCTGCGCATCGCACGCGGCGACCGCATCTGGCTCAGCACCGATGCCGACCGATCGGCCGAAGCGTCGATCACGACCGCCTACGTGCGGCGCGGCGAGCGCTTCAGACGCACGCTCGCGCAAGTGCAACGTTTGCTCGTCGGGGTATGGAGAAGGAGTGGATGATTGACGCGCCGTCACGCACGCGAGACGCGGAACGGCCGCGACCGGAAACAGACGCACCTGCGGCGCTAACCGCCGCAGGTGCGCATCGAATGACGCGGCACGCCAATGCGTGCTGCGAGCGATCGCGCGCCGTGCGCAGCTATCGGATGCAGCAGGTGCATCAGGTGCTGGCGGCGAGACGCGGGCCCGTGCTTCGGGGAGTTGAATCGAGCTCGGGGCGTAGCGCAGCCTGCGAGGTCACCCACGGATCGATGCCCTGCTTCTGCACCTCTTCGAGGAATGACACACGTGTACGCCAGTAATCCGCCTGTAATTTCGCATCGATGACGCGCTGTTCCGCAGTGAACAGTTCCATGCGCGCCGTCACGAGCATCGACGCAGCGGTTTTTTCCGGCGTGGGGGCGTGTCGCATCGCCCAACGGCTGATCCAGTTCAACATGCTGACCTCCGTGATTACGGACGAACCCGCATCGGGCAATCGCAATCGGCCGTGCCTGCCCAAACGCGCAACGGCCTTGACCGCCATTCACCGCCTGGCCTGCACGGACTGCGACTCCCCCGCGTCGGCAATTACCGGCCGGCGTGTGCATGCGCGGTGTATCTATCCTAGAAAGACTTGCCGGTTTATGCGATGGGGTCTTGCAATCTTTTACACAGAAACCACAGTCGCCCACGCATCGCGAAATGACAGTTGCGGGCGGGACGGCTTCGGCGCAGGATAGCTCGTTATCTGCGACTGCCCGGACTGACGCATGGCTGCTGCACGCCGCTGCGCTCTCGCATCGGCCATGCACGCGCGTCCGCGCGCACGTCATCGTGCACGTCATGCCTGCACCGTATTCGTGCAGCATGCGTGCGCTCCGTTTCAGTCGAATGTCATCGCGTACCGGCCGCGCGCAATGTGGCCGACGTGCCGTTGCGCATGCATCGGCCGGCCCCCGCCTGTTCGTCACGCTCCCGTTTTTACCCTTTCCGCCTGCCCGTTCCGCCCGAACCGGTAAAATGCGCGCCTTCGTCGCGCGGCCGGGCTGCCAGACCGTCGCACGCAGGCAGTCGATCGTGCCCTCCAACTATATCGTCCGAGCTATCCGCGCTATTACAATCCGCCGATAGCCGGGCAATAGTGGCTGGTTACATTAAGCCGGCCGCTGCCTTTACAACAATTCGGCACAACAAGCAACACGACAACCCGACCGGAGAAACGCCCTAATGGAATCCATCAAGCGGTATTTCGGCTTCGCTGAAGCCGGCACCGACTTCCGCACCGAAATACTCGCGGGCGTCACCACGTTCCTGACGATGGCCTACATCATCTTCGTCAACCCCGCGATCCTCGGCGACGCCGGCATGCCGAAGGAATCCGTGTTCGTCGCGACCTGCCTCGTCGCGGCGCTGGCTTCGATCATCATGGGGCTGTATGCGAACTACCCGATCGCATGTGCGCCGGGCATGGGCCTGAACGCGTATTTCGCGTACACGGTCGTCAAGGGCATGGGATTCACGTGGCAGGCCGCGCTCGGCGCGGTGTTCATCTCCGGCTGCCTGTTCCTGCTCGTCACGCTGTTCCGCGTGCGCGAGGCGATCGTCAACGGCATTCCGAAATCGCTGCGGATTTCGATCACCGCCGGCATCGGCCTGTTCCTCGGCATCATCTCGCTGAAGACGTCGGGCGTGATCGTCGGCAGCCCGGCCACGCTCGTCACGCTCGGCGACCTGCACAAGCACGACACGATCCTCGCGATCGTCGGCTTCTTCACGATCGTCACGCTCGACCACCTGCGCGTGCGCGGTGCGATCCTGATCGGCATCATCGGCGTCACGATCCTGTCGTTTTTCTTCGGCGACAACCAGTTCCACGGCGTGTTCTCCGCGCCGCCGTCGATCGACGCGACGCTGTTCAAGCTCGACATCGGCGCCGCGCTGTCGACCGGCATCATCAACGTGATCCTGGTGTTCTTCCTCGTCGAGCTGTTCGACGCGACGGGCACGCTGATGGGCGTCGCGAACCGCGCGGGCCTGCTCGTCGAAGGCAAGATGAACCGCCTGAACAAGGCGCTGCTCGCCGACAGCACGGCGATCGTCGCGGGCTCGGTGCTCGGCACGTCGTCGACCACCGCGTATATCGAGAGCGCATCGGGCGTGCAGGCCGGCGGCCGCACGGGCATGACGGCGATCACCGTCGCGGTGCTGTTCCTCGCGTGCCTGTTCATCGCGCCGCTCGCCGGTGTCGTGCCGGGCTATGCGACGGCTCCTGCGCTGCTGTACGTGTCGTGCCTGATGCTGCGCGAGATGGTCGACGTGCCCTGGGACGATGCGACGGAAGCCGTGCCGGCCGCGCTGACCGCGCTGCTGATGCCGTTCACGTACTCGATCGCGAACGGCGTCGCGTTCGGCTTCATCGCATACGGCGGCCTCAAGCTGCTGACGGGCCAGGCCCGCTCGGTCAAGCCGATCGTGTGGATCATCGCGGCCGTGTTCCTGTTCCGCTACTTCTATCTCGGCAGCGAATGACGGATGCGCTTCGGCGCGATGCTCAATGAGAAACGCCACCTTCGGGTGGCGTTTTTGTTTGCGAATGCGCCCGGCGCGGACGACGCCGCGTCATGTACCCGCCTCCCCCAGCACCCAGCGCGCAAAGGTCTGCAGCGGCCCGTCGCCAAGATCCAGCGCTTCGGGCAGCACGAGACAGAAGCGCTTTACCACGCCCCGACCGTCCGGCCAGGGCGCGGCGAGCAACCCTTGCGTAATCTCGGTATCGACATACAGCCGCGGCACCAGCGCAACGCCGAGCCCGGCCTGGGCCGCCGCGATCAGCATCGAGTAAAGATCGTAGCGCGCGCCGGCGGCCGGATTGCTCACCGGCAACCCCGTCTCCTGCACGTACGCCGACCACGCGTCGGGCGTCTGGCGCTTGTGAAGGCGCGGCAGCGTGCCCAGCAACGCGTCCGGATGCCCGCCCGCGAGCAGCGACGGGTGGCAGACCGGCACCAGCACCTCCTCGCATAGCCGGTACGTATGCATGCCGGCCCAGGCAGGATGCTCGAAGTGAATCGCTGCGTCGAATCCGCTGCCGGCCAGCACGAACGGATCCGCGCGATCCGCGAAATGCACCGTGATGTTCGGATGCTGCGCCTGGAACCGCTTGAGCCGCGGAATCAGCCAGCGCGTCGCAAACGTCGGCGTCACGGCGATATCGACGCTGCCGCCGTCGCCGGGCTGCCCCATCATGTACTGGCTGTCGCGCTCGAGCCGGTCCAGCACTTCGCGAACCTGCGCCGCATAGCGCGCGCCGTTCGGTGCAACCCGAACGCGGTTGCCGACACGCTCGAACAGCGTCACGCCGAGAAACGTCTCCAGCCGGCCGATCTGCCGGCTGATCGCGCCTTCCGTCAACGCCAGTTCGTCGGCGGCGCGCGCGAAGCTGCCGTGCCGCGCCGCGGCCTCGAATGCCATCAATGCCGAATTGCTCGGAATCCTGCGTCGCGTCACGATTGCTCCCGGTCCGACGGTCGTCGGTCAAAGCTTGATCAAATATCAATGAATAGTGACGAATTGTCGTTTTTCGCCACTACAGCGCCTGATTATCATGACAAAAACTCAACCAGTCGAGCGGCGATCAATCCCGAAGGCCGCTTGCTCCCCGTGGAGGCGTGATGATCTATGCCGTTGAATGCAGCTTCGCCGACCGTGCCACCGAAGCCGAGTGGAACGATTTCTACAGCCGGATCAAACTTCCGGCGCTGATCTCCGTATCCGGCTTCCGCACGTCGCAACGCTTTCGCGCCCTCGGCGGCGACGGCCCCGTCTACCTCGCGCTTCACACGATCGACAGCCCCGACGTGCTGACGTCGGCCGAGTATCGCGACAAGGGCGGCGGCAATTTCGCGCGCTGGCAGCCGCATATCGTCGAGTGGAGACGCAACGTGTACGACGGCGCAGCACCCGCGCCGACCGTGTCCGGCCATCAGTGGCTGGCCGTGTGCGACGACGCGGCCCCATTCGCGCGAGCCGGCATCGCAGCCAGCGCGATTCATGCGATCGCGCTGGACCGCCAGCCGGCCCATCGCTGGCTGGCCGTCCTGACGCACGATCAGGCGCGGCTCGCGTCCGAGCCGTCCGACACCGCGATCCGGCTCTACGCGCCGATGGGCGACCAGCTCGTCGGCGCGCCGGCGTCGGCGGCCGCACGCTGACGGGAGCCCTGTCATGCCCGGCGTCACGATTTTCATCCCCGAGGCGAGCATGCCGTCGAACGCCGCACTCGACGCGCTCTCGTCGGCCTGCGCGACCCTCTGCACCGACGTGTTGCGGGCTGCACCCGGCACGGTCCATGTCGTTCATGTCCCGGTCAGGCACGGCTGCGGACATCCCGTCAGCGCGGAGATCCGCTATCGCCTCGAATCATTTCGCACCACTGAGTTAATGGACCGATTCATGACCGAGCTGGATCGCGAAATTCTCCGCCACACCGGATTCGTCGCACGCATCCGCTGCTTCGGCTACGACACGATCCACCTTCACGCCCGACATTGATCCATGAGCGAACCACTTCCCTGCTTCCCGTTCCCGTGCCGCCGGATCGGCGATTTCTCGGTCACCGCGATAAGCGACGGCACGCTGACGGCCGGCCTCGACTTGCTTTCGAACATCGCGCTCGACGACGCGACCGGCATCATGCACCGGGCAGGCATCCACACGCCGTCCAGCGTGAACATCAACTGTTACGTGATACGCGGGAACGGCCGCACCGTGCTTGTCGATGCCGGCACCGGCGGCATCCGGAACTGGGGCGGCCACCTGATTCCGTCGCTGTCGCGAGCCGGCATCGATACGCGCGACATCGACACGATCCTGCTGACGCACGCGCATCCCGACCACATCGGCGGCCTGCTCGACGCGAGCGGGCAGCCGGCCTTTCCGGATGCGGAGGTGGTCATTCACGAACGGGAACGCGCGTTCTGGCTGGACGATGAATCGTACGATCGCGCGAACGAGCGGGCTCGCGTCAACTTCCGGATCGCGCGGCACACTTTCGACGTCTATCGGGCGAAGCTGCGCACCATCGAAGCAGGCGACGTGCTGCCCGGCATCGCAGCCGTGCCGCTGCCGGGGCATACGCCCGGCCACACAGGCTACCGCGTCGAATCGCGTGGCGAGCGCCTGCTGATCTGGGGCGATCTCGTGCATTTCGCGCCGATTCAGGTGGCTCGCCCGGACGTCTCGATCGCGTTCGATCACGATCCGTCGCAGGCGTTTGCGACGCGCGCGGCAACACTCGCCGAGGCCGCTTCGGACAACCTGCTGATTGCGGGAATGCACCTCGCCGAAGCCGGCTTCGCACGCATCGCGCGAACGAACGGCGAAACAGGTGGCGCGTATGCGCTCACCGGGGCGGACTGAGCGAAACGGAACAACGGGCACGCCATCGCGCCGCACGACGATCGGATCGGCCGCGCATCAGGCGGCGTCAGCGTGCGGTCGAACGAGCATGCGCCGATACGACACGGGCGCCGGTATTCGGCGCCCGCTCAGTCGCTGTCCGGTCGTCCGGCTCAGCGCCAGTTCGCCTCGTAGAAGCGCACATAACCGCTGCGCAGCGTCACGCATTGCGCGCGCGTCTCCGACAGCAGGCGCCGTGCGGCCGCCTCGATGCGATCGCGGTGCTGGTCGAATGCGCCGACCATGTCCTCGAAGCGCGGCGATGCCGCGCCGAAGTGGTCTTCCAGCGCCTCGGCAGTGATCTGGCATTGGACGCGCTCGCCATTGACCAGCGCCGTGAACCCAAGCATCAGGTCGCGCCCCGAATATTCAGGCTTCTCGTTCGTGAAATGGATCTGCATGAAGCCGCCTCGACCGGTAGAACACGAATGACCGCGTCCGTCGTCCGCTACCGGCCGGACGAAATCTACGCGGGCTCGCCAGCGGAAGCACCGTCCGCGGGGTATGGCGCGGACAATGCCTGCTGGTTGCTTTCCACTTTAGACGGTTTCGCGCAGGAGACAAATTTTCCGGCATGCGTCGTTCCGACGCGCATTTCATCAGATCAGCGCGGCATCCGGCACCGTTTCGGAAACGGGCATCAGTGCGGATCGGTGGGCCAGACGTTGAGCGCGATCGCGGCCGTCGTGACGCCCACCGCAATCGCGGCCGCCCCGTATCGCACCGCATCGGTCAGATCGAACAGCAACCCGTGGATCGCCACGGCTATGCCGCCCAGCATGATGAAGGTGGCGATGGCCGCCAGCACGACTCTCAGTTCCGTCCGAACCATGATGCGTCTCCCGAACGGATGCATGTCGCGTCGCATGCATGTTGCGATGCGGAACACGGCGCGTGCGTGTTCCATTTCCATCATTGCATGCGGCCATTTAAAAGCAAGTGGATTTTGTTCGCGGTCGCATATCGCACGTGGCGCTTGTATGATGATGCGTACCCGGATGGTCGGCCTTCGTGCCCGATGGTGCGCCGCAAGCGAAACGTGGATTCCGCAGAGGGTTTCGGCGATATGGCTTCGGCAAGTACCGCGGCACGGGATTGGCCGATCGAGGAGCATGGGGCCCGAGTAAGCGCTGAAGCGCTGACCGAGGCCGACCGCGAAGCATGGGACCAGAGTAAGCGCTGAAGCGCCAACTCTGGTCGACAGGAGACAAGTCATGCCGCAACCCTTCGTGCTGCCCGCCACCGCGGGTCGCACCGACCTGCTCGCGCAGGCGCATGCGCGTTCGACCGCGGTCGGCCTGCGCGCGCACGAGCGCCCCGATTTCTCGGCGCTGTCGCACACCGCGCTGCGCGAACTGCTCGATACGAATCACGCACTGTTCTCGCACGCCCGCCCGGTGATGGAGAACCTCCACGCGCAAATCGCCGATACGCAAAGCCTCGTGCTGCTGACCGACGCCGACGGCGTGATCCTGCACAGCATCGGCGACGCGGACTTCATCGAGAAAGCCAACCGCGTCGCGCTGTGCACCGGCGTGTCGTGGGCCGAAGGCGCGCGCGGCACCAACGCGATCGGCACCGCGCTCGCATCGGGCCAGGCCGTCGCGGTGCACGGCGCCGAACACTTCCTGCGCGCCAATCACATCCTCACCTGCTCGTGCGCGCCGATCTTCGATCCGTTCGGCCGCACGCTCGGCACGCTCGACGTCAGCGGCGACCCGCGCGGCTCGAGCCCGCATACGCTCGCGCTCGTGCGGATGTCCGCGCAGCTGATCGAAAACCACCTGTTCGCGAACCAGTGTGCGGAAGCGTTGCGGCTGCGCTTTCACGCGCACGAGGATTGCGTCGACTCGCTGTTCGCGGGGCTCGTCGCGTTCGGCCCCGACGGCGGGCTGATCGCCGCGAACCGCAGCGCACAATTCCAGCTCGGCGCACCGTTCGATGCATTGCAGCACCAAGGCTGCGACGCGCTGTTCGGCATGCGCTTCGGCCAGCTCGCGCAGCAGGCGGCGCGCGCGCCCGGCACGACGTTCCGTCTCACGCTGTCGACCGGCGTACGCGTACTCGCGCGCTGCGAATTCGCGGAAGCGCAGCGCGCGACCGTCGCCGTCACGCCGCCCGCACCGGCCGCGCGCGTGCGCACGCCGGACCCCGACGCGATCACGTTCGCGACGCTCGACACCGGCGACGCGCGCATGGCCGCCGTGCTCGAACGCGTCGCGAAGATCCGCGGGCGCGACCTGCCGCTGCTGATCCTCGGCCAGACCGGCACCGGCAAGGAATGGCTCGCCCGCGCACTGCACCAGGCCTCGCCGCGCGCGGACGGCCCGTTCGTCGCGGTCAACTGCGCGGCACTGCCCGATTCGCTGATCGAGGCCGAACTGTTCGGCTATGAGGACGGCGCGTTCACGGGCGCGCGCAAGCGCGGCAGCCCCGGCAAGATCGCGCAGGCCGACGGCGGCACGCTGTTTCTCGACGAGATCGGCGACATGCCGCTCGCGCAGCAGGTCAGGCTGATGCGCGTGCTGCAGGAACGCGCGGTGATGCCGCTCGGCGGCGCGCGCGCGGTGCCGGTCGACGTGCGCGTGGTCTGCGCGACCCATCGCGACCTGCGCTCGATGATCGCCGAAGGCACGTTCCGCGAAGACCTGTTCTACCGGATCAACGGGCTCGCGGTCACGCTGCCGGCGCTCGCCGCGCGTACCGACCTGCCCGCGCTCGTCGACCGGATTCTCGCGCGGCTCGCCCGCAGCGAGCCGATGCCGCGCCGCATCGCGGCCGACGTGCTCGACGCGTTCACGCGCCACCGCTGGCCCGGCAACCTGCGGCAGATGACCAACGTGCTGCGCACGGCCGGCATGCTCGCCGAAGACGAAGCCGAAATCACGCTCGCGCATTTGCCCGACGATTTCTGGCTCGACTGCGACGATGCGACGCCGGCACCCGCTGCGGCGGCCGCGACCGCACCGGCCGACCCGCGCGAAGGAACGACGCTGCAAAGCCATCAGGCCGCGGTGATCGACGCGGTGCTCGCGCGGCACGGCGGCAACGTGTCGGCGGCTGCGCGCGAGCTCGGCCTCGCGCGCAATACCGTGTACCGGTACCTGCGCCGGCACTGATGCCCGCGGCCGGCGGGCGCCGGCCGCAGGCGGCTTCGGGTATGCTTGGCGCGTTGCCCGACCGCCGCCCGCTTCAGCCATGACCACCCCGGAACACCCTCCTCTCGTGCGCATCGAGCCGCTCGGCACGACCTTCGATGCGCCCGACTCGCTGACGCTGCTCGAGGCCGCCGCATTCGCGCGCGTGTCGCTGCCGCGCTCGTGCCGCAACGGCACGTGCCGAAGCTGCCTTTGCCGGATCGTCAGCGGCAGCGTACGCTATACGATCGAATGGCCGGGGTTGAGCCGCGAGGAAAAGGCCGACGGCTATACGCTGCCGTGCGTGGCCGTCGCGACGTCCGACCTCGTGCTCGACGTGCCCGACGCGGTCATGCTCGACTAGACGCGGCGCACGGTCGCGCGCGCCGTCCTGCAACGGTTGATCCTGCATGGAGAACGTGATGACCCAGCAAACCGATCGCATCGAAAAGCAGACCCTGCTCGCGGCATCGCCCGACCGCGCCTGGGAAGCCGTCAGCAATTCCGGGGAATTCGGCCACTGGTTCGGCGTCACGTTCGACGGGCCGTTCGCGGCCGACCAGCCGCTGTTCGGCCGCATCACGCCGACGCGCGTCGACGACGACATCGCCAAGGCACAGGAGCCCTATGCGGGCACTGTGTTCGAAATCGTCGTCGACCGCATCGAGCCGAAGCAACTGTTCTCGTTTCGCTGGCATCCGTTCGCGATCGATCCGAACTTCGATTACACGTCCGAGCCGATGACACTCGTCACGTTCACGCTTGCCCCACAGGCCGGCGGCACGCTGCTGACGGTCACCGAAACGGGTTTCGACCAGTTGATCGAGGCGCGTCGCGCGAAGGCGCGCGAGATGAACGATCAGGGCTGGGCCGCGCAGATGATGCTGATCACGAAATATCTGGCGAAGCACGCATAACGCGCCGCGATGCCGCACGCCGCTGCCGACATGCGAATCGACGTGCGTGGCATAATCCGCTCCATCCTCGCCCATACGCCGCCGCGCATCGCATGCTGAGTCGTCGTCTCCGGAAGATCGGCAGTCTGATCGGGATGCTCGCCATCCTGATGACGGCGCTCGCGCCGACGATCTCGCAGGCGCTGACGACGCAAGGCCGTGTCGATGCGCTGCTGGCCGGCTACTGCACGGCCGCGCCGACCACCGGCGACCGCTCCGCCGATTCGTCGTCGAAGAGCCTGCAGGCTCACCTCCAGGCATGCGGCTACTGCAGCCTGCTTGCCCATACGCCCGCACTGCCCGCGCCCGAACAGACGTTCGCGGCCAATGTGCGCGTCATCCAGCACCGCGAAGCGACCCGCTTCGACAGCCTGCGCCGCGCGCTGCCGCTCACGGCCGCGCAGCCGCGCGCCCCTCCGCTCGCGTCCTGAACCGTCGTCGTCACGCGTGATGCCGTAGCGCATCGCGCGGTCCGCGCACGCCACCGGCGTGCGTGACGTGTCACGTTTCGAAGGACGATCATGCGTCACCGTGTAGCGCGCGGCGTCGTGCCGTGCGTGCGGTCGGCCGCTTCCGGTGCGTACTGTCGCGCCGACCGCAGCCGGCATCGGTGCCGCTGCGATCCCGCTCGCGCATCCGTCCGTCGAATCCGTGTGTCCATCCGATTCGCCACTCGCACAACCAGCCATGAAAACCACCCCTTTCGTTCGCGGCGCACTCGCCGCACTCGGCTTCGTCGTCATCCAGGCCGCCCAGGCCCACGCGCTCCCGAAGACGCAGGAACCGGCCGCCGGCGCCACGCTTTCGAGCGCGCCGCACGCGGTGACGATCGATTTCAGCGAAGCGCTCGAGCCGTCCTTCAGCTCGATCGCCGTCACCGACAGCCACGGGCAGTCGGTCGCCGACGGGAAATCGGCCGTCGACGCCGGCAACCGGAAACGGATGCACGTCGCGCTGGCCAGCCTGACGGCCGGCACGTATACGGTCGCGTGGATCGCCGTAGCCAGCGACGGCCATCGCACGAAAGGCCGCTACACGTTCACGCTGAAGTGATGCACGCGATGCGCTTCGGCATGACGCGCCGATCGCATTGCCGTCGATGCCCCATGCAGCACACCCGATAAGGAGAACAAACGATGAAACGCACGATTCCGACCGGCCTGCTCTTCGCGCTGCTGGCGCTGCAAGCCCCCGCCACGTTCGCCGCACCGGTCGTGCAGGCCGACAACTGCTGGATCCGCGCGATGCCGGCGACGGTGCCGTCGTCCGGTTACTTCACGCTGAAGAACGACGGCGATGCGCCCGCCAGCCTGACAGGCATCGACACCCCCGCGTACGGGATGGCGATGGTGCATGAAACGCAGACGAACGGCAGCACCGCGAAGATGGTTCATGTCGACGCGGTCGTGGTGCCCGCGCACGGCACCGTGACGTTCAAGCCGAAGAGCTATCACGTGATGCTCGAGCAACCGCGCCAGCCCGTCGCGCCCGGCGCGAAGGTGCCGTTCCGGCTGCATTTCGCGGACGGCTCGACGGTGTCCGTGACCTGCGACGCGAAGGCACCGTCGTATACCGGCCAGTAATCAGTAACGTTGCATGCGCAACTACCGATGGAGACGAACATGAAGAACCGCCTGCCGCTGGCCGACCTGATCGTCCGCTACCGGACGCCGCTGAATGTCGCCGTGCTGATCGCCTGCGGGTTATGGGCCGCGTGGATCGCGTGGATGACGCGGCCCGCCGCGATCGATACGCCGCCGTCGATCCCCGCGTACTGCATGCGCGACGCGCGCTGACGCACCGCGCCGGTTCCGGCGGGTGCCTGAACTATTTTGGCGTGGCATCATCGCTTCACCCCTCCCGCCGGAACCGCCTCCCGGAGCGACGCATGTCCATTCAGACCTGGATGCTGTTTGCCGCAGCCTATCTCGCCACGACGCTGTCGCCGGGGCCCAACGTGCTGCTCGTCATCCGCAACACGGTGCGCTACGGCACGCACGGCACCGCCGCGACGATCGCGGGCAACCTCGTCGCGCAGGGCGTGGTCGTGCTGCTGGTCGCGCTCGGCGTCGGCGCGGTGCTCGCCGCGATGCCGCCGCTGTTCGTCGCGATGAAGGTCGTCGGCGCCGCGTACCTGATGGTGCTGGGCGTCCGGCAACTGCGCGGCGACCGCAAGGCCGCCGCTTCGACCGGCGCAGCGGAGAGCGCCGTGCCCGACCGCGGGAAGCTGTTCCGCGAAGCGCTGTTCGTGTCGGGCAGCAATCCGAAGACGATGATCTTCCTGTCGGCGTTCATGCCGCAGTTCATCGTGCACGACCGCCCGCTCGCGCTGCAGTTCGTCGTGATGTACACGACGATCGCGTGCACCGTCGTGGTCGTTCACAGCGTCTATTCGGCCGGCGTGCGCCGGTTCCATCGCGGCTTCGGCATGAGCCGCGCGGTGCGCGCGCTCAAGCGCGCCAGCGGGCTGCTGTTCGTCGGGCTCGGGATCAAGCTGCTGACTGCACGGCAGGTTTAACAAGCGCACGCACGGCGGGCAGCCCCTCCCCGTCAGACCTTCCACGCGGCCAGCGCGTCGACGATCCCGTCGAACGACGGCCG
Encoded proteins:
- a CDS encoding DUF2917 domain-containing protein, with the protein product MDQASQLFDRPDRRRAGTIALPTVVIRFAVAARTTMTWRAPQDAEIRAHGAALWITRPPSVDDYWVQPCDVLRIARGDRIWLSTDADRSAEASITTAYVRRGERFRRTLAQVQRLLVGVWRRSG
- a CDS encoding NCS2 family permease → MESIKRYFGFAEAGTDFRTEILAGVTTFLTMAYIIFVNPAILGDAGMPKESVFVATCLVAALASIIMGLYANYPIACAPGMGLNAYFAYTVVKGMGFTWQAALGAVFISGCLFLLVTLFRVREAIVNGIPKSLRISITAGIGLFLGIISLKTSGVIVGSPATLVTLGDLHKHDTILAIVGFFTIVTLDHLRVRGAILIGIIGVTILSFFFGDNQFHGVFSAPPSIDATLFKLDIGAALSTGIINVILVFFLVELFDATGTLMGVANRAGLLVEGKMNRLNKALLADSTAIVAGSVLGTSSTTAYIESASGVQAGGRTGMTAITVAVLFLACLFIAPLAGVVPGYATAPALLYVSCLMLREMVDVPWDDATEAVPAALTALLMPFTYSIANGVAFGFIAYGGLKLLTGQARSVKPIVWIIAAVFLFRYFYLGSE
- a CDS encoding LysR substrate-binding domain-containing protein, producing MAFEAAARHGSFARAADELALTEGAISRQIGRLETFLGVTLFERVGNRVRVAPNGARYAAQVREVLDRLERDSQYMMGQPGDGGSVDIAVTPTFATRWLIPRLKRFQAQHPNITVHFADRADPFVLAGSGFDAAIHFEHPAWAGMHTYRLCEEVLVPVCHPSLLAGGHPDALLGTLPRLHKRQTPDAWSAYVQETGLPVSNPAAGARYDLYSMLIAAAQAGLGVALVPRLYVDTEITQGLLAAPWPDGRGVVKRFCLVLPEALDLGDGPLQTFARWVLGEAGT
- a CDS encoding sugar ABC transporter, giving the protein MIYAVECSFADRATEAEWNDFYSRIKLPALISVSGFRTSQRFRALGGDGPVYLALHTIDSPDVLTSAEYRDKGGGNFARWQPHIVEWRRNVYDGAAPAPTVSGHQWLAVCDDAAPFARAGIAASAIHAIALDRQPAHRWLAVLTHDQARLASEPSDTAIRLYAPMGDQLVGAPASAAAR
- a CDS encoding MBL fold metallo-hydrolase, encoding MSEPLPCFPFPCRRIGDFSVTAISDGTLTAGLDLLSNIALDDATGIMHRAGIHTPSSVNINCYVIRGNGRTVLVDAGTGGIRNWGGHLIPSLSRAGIDTRDIDTILLTHAHPDHIGGLLDASGQPAFPDAEVVIHERERAFWLDDESYDRANERARVNFRIARHTFDVYRAKLRTIEAGDVLPGIAAVPLPGHTPGHTGYRVESRGERLLIWGDLVHFAPIQVARPDVSIAFDHDPSQAFATRAATLAEAASDNLLIAGMHLAEAGFARIARTNGETGGAYALTGAD
- a CDS encoding DUF1488 domain-containing protein is translated as MQIHFTNEKPEYSGRDLMLGFTALVNGERVQCQITAEALEDHFGAASPRFEDMVGAFDQHRDRIEAAARRLLSETRAQCVTLRSGYVRFYEANWR
- a CDS encoding DUF2964 family protein, which encodes MMEMEHARAVFRIATCMRRDMHPFGRRIMVRTELRVVLAAIATFIMLGGIAVAIHGLLFDLTDAVRYGAAAIAVGVTTAAIALNVWPTDPH
- a CDS encoding sigma-54-dependent Fis family transcriptional regulator; its protein translation is MPQPFVLPATAGRTDLLAQAHARSTAVGLRAHERPDFSALSHTALRELLDTNHALFSHARPVMENLHAQIADTQSLVLLTDADGVILHSIGDADFIEKANRVALCTGVSWAEGARGTNAIGTALASGQAVAVHGAEHFLRANHILTCSCAPIFDPFGRTLGTLDVSGDPRGSSPHTLALVRMSAQLIENHLFANQCAEALRLRFHAHEDCVDSLFAGLVAFGPDGGLIAANRSAQFQLGAPFDALQHQGCDALFGMRFGQLAQQAARAPGTTFRLTLSTGVRVLARCEFAEAQRATVAVTPPAPAARVRTPDPDAITFATLDTGDARMAAVLERVAKIRGRDLPLLILGQTGTGKEWLARALHQASPRADGPFVAVNCAALPDSLIEAELFGYEDGAFTGARKRGSPGKIAQADGGTLFLDEIGDMPLAQQVRLMRVLQERAVMPLGGARAVPVDVRVVCATHRDLRSMIAEGTFREDLFYRINGLAVTLPALAARTDLPALVDRILARLARSEPMPRRIAADVLDAFTRHRWPGNLRQMTNVLRTAGMLAEDEAEITLAHLPDDFWLDCDDATPAPAAAAATAPADPREGTTLQSHQAAVIDAVLARHGGNVSAAARELGLARNTVYRYLRRH